One Prunus dulcis chromosome 7, ALMONDv2, whole genome shotgun sequence DNA segment encodes these proteins:
- the LOC117635388 gene encoding PKS-NRPS hybrid synthetase CHGG_01239-like, giving the protein MDEEQQLESELQRILDMVGNSSEASIDKSDKMLSLTNKNFQNREDLIEAARKIAFAQGYALVIRRSKSEIYVVLGCDRGGNYKSRKVPLEERKKKSASRLINCPFEIWGKKKRKLQGFWKLEIKSLLHNHEPSTDMSGHPYCRRFSNEEIMRIKEMCMAGIPPRQILSSLRQSNPHLRAISRNIYNKKAKILEESLAGRTVIQALVDELGEGGFSYNIEYDQEGYLTHLFFAHPISIELSKSYPHVFLMDCTYKTNKYKMPLLDIIGVSSFNTSFYSCFVFMQKEEEKDYVWALEMFNKILGVHNQPLVIISDRELALMNAIRIVFPSACNLLCVWHIEKNILANCKPHFREEVDWVAFLSTWADLIKSPNESSFDKAWDCFENEYKENAAVLNYIKGTWLPLKEKFVSAWTDEVAHLGNRATSRAEGAHATLKKYLQVSTGGLREVKEKICLAIEHQFQEIKTQLSSEKVRVPHRLRIPFFKEVVTHVSMFALDELYKQHEAAKYGNLSSQCTGHFFKTMGIPCGHMIKDMKIQVLPLNAIHNQWRIDARLFNNDQHASLDDENDQINSLLLDFKEKYEKLPILQKDDTKRQLSQFVGTSFPLILEPKIQPHKGRPLGSKKRNESSSTRREPSKFEIVEKSRKCSVCKGVGHNKSTCPFQVAS; this is encoded by the exons ATGGATGAAGAACAACAATTGGAGTCTGAGTTGCAGAGGATTTTAGACATGGTGGGCAACA GCAGTGAAGCATCGATTGATAAAAGTGACAAAATGCTCTCtttgacaaacaaaaattttcaaaatcggGAAGACCTCATTGAAGCTGCTCGTAAGATTGCCTTTGCGCAAGGGTATGCACTAGTTATTAGAAGATCTAAATCCGAGATATATGTTGTCCTTGGTTGTGATAGAGGCGGTAATTATAAAAGCAGAAAAGTTCCActagaggaaagaaaaaagaaatcagcaTCTCGCCTCATAAACTGTCCATTTGAAATTTggggcaaaaagaaaaggaaacttCAAGGATTTTGGAAGTTGGAGATTAAAAGTTTGTTGCATAATCATGAACCTTCAACGGACATGTCTGGACATCCTTATTGTCGTCGATTTTCAAATGAGGAAATTATGCGGATTAAAGAAATGTGTATGGCTGGTATACCACCGCGCCAAATTCTCTCTTCACTTCGACAGAGCAATCCTCATCTTCGAGCAATTTCCCGAAACATTTACAATAAGAAGGCTAAAATTTTGGAAGAGAGCCTAGCAGGACGTACGGTTATTCAAGCATTAGTGGATGAACTTGGTGAAGGTGGTTTCTCTTATAACATTGAGTATGACCAAGAAGGGTATTTGActcatttgttttttgctCATCCTATATCAATTGAATTGAGTAAGAGTTACCCACATGTCTTTCTGATGGATTGCACTTATAAAACTAATAAGTATAAGATGCCATTATTGGATATAATAggagtttcaagtttcaacactTCATTCTACTCTTGTTTTGTCTTCatgcaaaaagaagaagagaaggattATGTGTGGGCTCTAGAAAtgttcaataaaattttgggaGTTCATAATCAGCCATTGGTGATCATATCAGATAGAGAATTGGCCTTAATGAATGCTATACGCATTGTATTCCCAAGTGCTTGTAATTTGTTATGCGTGTGGCATATTGAGAAAAACATTCTTGCAAATTGTAAACCTCATTTTAGAGAAGAAGTTGATTGGGTTGCTTTCCTATCTACTTGGGCTGATTTAATCAAATCTCCAAATGAATCATCATTCGATAAAGCTTGGGATTGTTTTGAAAATGAGTACAAGGAGAATGCAGCTGTTTTGAACTATATTAAAGGTACTTGGCTGccattgaaagaaaaatttgtaAGTGCATGGACAGATGAGGTTGCACACTTAGGTAATCGGGCTACTTCAAGAGCTGAAGGTGCACATGCAACACTAAAGAAGTATCTTCAAGTTTCAACCGGAGGTCTTCGTgaggtaaaagaaaaaatatgtcTTGCTATTGAACATCAATTTCAAGAAATCAAAACTCAACTCTCAAGTGAAAAGGTTCGTGTTCCACATAGACTTCGGATTCCATTCTTTAAAGAAGTTGTTACTCATGTATCTATGTTTGCTTTAGATGAGTTATACAAGCAACATGAAGCTGCAAAATATGGTAATCTTTCATCTCAATGCACAGGCCATTTTTTCAAAACGATGGGCATTCCTTGTGGACACATGATTAAGGATATGAAAATTCAAGTATTGCCTTTAAATGCCATACATAATCAGTGGAGGATCGATGCACGATTGTTTAACAATGATCAACATGCAAGTTTGGATGATGAAAATGATCAAATAAATAGTCTTCTATTGGACTTCAAAGAAAAGTATGAAAAACTGCCCATTCTTCAAAAAGATGATACAAAGAGACAACTATCTCAATTTGTTGGTACTTCTTTTCCCTTAATTCTGGAGCCTAAGATTCAACCTCATAAAGGACGGCCACTAGGGTcaaagaagagaaatgaaTCTAGCTCTACAAGGCGTGAACCATCAAAATTTGAGATAGTTGAAAAGTCTCGTAAATGTAGTGTTTGCAAAGGTGTTGGCCACAATAAAAGTACTTGTCCATTTCAAGTTGCCTCTTAA
- the LOC117633713 gene encoding uncharacterized protein LOC117633713, protein MNGPVQVELERVRLLCERIIKREKVKRELLICSHDLLAVRRDHVARSVLVHSPFLLPDVSSESATTSLKGHTDGYKSCSEAFQKSDDVTVDSTISEKRRTRVLITIDNDQRTDDDSSTSQDHFTPKLTERAQFSEKQIPCRPTAANCNISEDGGWRSKSRKHAETFEKELVMTSDQASMKNMLLPKGYAYVPADCIPNEKQINQDACSGEPPEGDG, encoded by the exons ATGAATGGTCCTGTGCAGGTTGAACTAGAGAGGGTACGCCTTCTTTGCGAAAGAATCATCAAACGAGAAAAAGTAAAG CGGGAACTTCTCATTTGTTCACATGATCTTCTTGCTGTGAGGAGAGATCATGTTGCTCGATCTGTGCTGGTTCATAGTCCTTTCTTGCTACCTGATGTTAGTTCTGAATCAGCTACAACATCTCTTAAAGGACATACAGATGGTTACAAATCATGCAGTGAGGCATTTCAAAAATCAGATGATGTGACTGTGGATAGTACAATTTCCGAAAAGCGACGGACCAGAGTTCTGATAACTATCGACAATGATCAAAGGACAGATGATGACAGCTCCACATCCCAAGATCATTTTACTCCAAAGCTCACAGAGAGGGCACAATTTTCTGAGAAACAGATTCCTTGTAGACCTACTGCTGCAAATTGTAATATTTCGGAAGACGGGGGATGGAGGTCAAAATCTAGAAAG CATGCTGAGACATTTGAGAAAGAACTGGTAATGACTTCAGATCAAGCGTCGATGAAAAATATGCTATTACCCAAAGGATATGCATATGTCCCTGCGGATTGCATCCCAAATGAAAAGCAGATCAACCAGGATGCTTGTTCTGGTGAACCCCCAGAAGGAGATGGGTAG
- the LOC117633714 gene encoding uncharacterized protein LOC117633714 translates to MSFGFPGIFPVTVYSIVFMLCMHFCGAFLLLSASWSCGHHFDVILADQVSVVIPLLKLKKTTKEWQIRFLLTANSQHLCLPRHLRILTPEEIQPAVLYPAVNVNQFDEPTNSFKINSLSINRFERKKNIDSNFSFCYASYP, encoded by the exons atgtcatttgGTTTCCCAGGTATCTTTCCTGTTACTGTATATTCTATCGTCTTCATGCTTTGTATGCATTTCTGTGGTGCTTTTTTGTTGCTCTCTGCGAGCTGGTCCTGTGGCCATCATTTTGATGTAATACTAGCAGATCAGGTTTCTGTTGTCATCCCACTGCTAAAGCTTAAGAAGACGACAAAG GAATGGCAGATAAGATTCTTGTTAACAGCAAATTCACAGCATCTATGTTTGCCAAGACATTTAAGAATCTTAACGCCTGAGGAAATTCAGCCAGCTGTTCTTTACCCAGCTGTTAATGTGAATCAGTTTGATGAACCCACCAATTCGTTTAA GATAAATTCTCTGTCGATAAACCGTTTTGAGAGGAAAAAGAATATAGACAGCAATTTCAGCTTTTGCTATGCTTCGTACCCTTGA